The Ignavibacteria bacterium genome window below encodes:
- a CDS encoding septal ring lytic transglycosylase RlpA family protein, translating to MRRKHTFTIIFFSSVIAIVLQSCGTVPRFTSSKKKVGEKKAQAEVKEKEESKNQNESDEHNIVKVQEGIASFYGDGFNGKTTANGETFDMYKFTAAHRTLPLGTKVKVKNLENNRSIVLRINDRGPYVDGRIIDVSYAAAKQLGFVESGTARVRIEVLEIGDGKYLK from the coding sequence ATGCGTCGCAAACATACGTTTACAATTATATTTTTTAGTTCTGTAATAGCAATTGTTTTACAATCATGTGGAACAGTACCGCGATTTACAAGTTCAAAGAAAAAAGTTGGTGAGAAAAAGGCACAAGCGGAAGTAAAAGAAAAAGAAGAATCGAAAAATCAGAATGAAAGTGATGAACACAATATTGTAAAAGTTCAGGAAGGGATTGCATCGTTTTATGGAGATGGATTTAACGGAAAGACAACAGCGAACGGCGAAACATTCGATATGTATAAATTTACTGCGGCACATCGAACATTGCCATTGGGAACAAAAGTAAAAGTGAAAAATTTAGAAAATAATCGGTCAATAGTTTTACGCATCAATGATAGAGGGCCGTATGTTGATGGAAGAATTATTGATGTTTCGTATGCTGCGGCAAAACAACTTGGCTTTGTCGAAAGCGGAACAGCGCGAGTGAGAATTGAAGTTTTGGAAATTGGGGATGGAAAGTATTTAAAGTAG
- a CDS encoding mannose-1-phosphate guanylyltransferase, producing the protein MNVYAVIMAGGVGARFWPRSREKSPKQLLKIFGEQTMLQNTVRRLENIIPHSNVLIVTNKIQKPIVEKQLPTVPEQNIIAEPFGRNTAPCIGLAATMLKHIDEKAVMVVLPADHLIRDEQEFLRIVKLATEVSYKSANLITIGIQPTHPETGFGYIQFVDTHDNTNPYFEKKIFRVKTFAEKPNLETAKQFLASGDFLWNSGMFVWRVDVILREIQQHLPEMYSELSRIEPLVGDNTFSTLLENAYKMIRGVSIDYGVMEKAKNVFVIPGNFGWSDVGSWDEVVRLSGKVEGGNSVNGKSFLRNAKNIFIDSKDKFVAVIGVDDVIVVNTDDAVLICKKEQSQEVKEIVDYLKRKQLNEYL; encoded by the coding sequence GTGAACGTTTACGCAGTAATAATGGCAGGCGGAGTCGGCGCACGGTTTTGGCCCCGTAGCAGAGAAAAATCGCCGAAACAATTGTTGAAAATTTTTGGCGAACAAACAATGTTGCAAAACACGGTACGCCGTTTGGAAAACATTATTCCTCATTCCAATGTTCTCATTGTAACAAATAAAATTCAGAAGCCCATCGTTGAGAAACAACTTCCAACTGTTCCTGAACAAAATATTATTGCAGAACCCTTCGGAAGAAATACTGCTCCTTGTATAGGACTTGCGGCGACAATGCTGAAGCACATTGACGAAAAAGCAGTGATGGTTGTTTTGCCCGCAGACCATCTAATCCGCGACGAACAGGAGTTTCTCCGAATTGTAAAACTTGCCACAGAAGTTTCGTATAAGTCAGCGAATTTAATAACCATCGGCATTCAACCAACGCATCCAGAAACCGGCTTTGGATATATTCAGTTCGTAGATACGCACGACAACACGAATCCATATTTCGAGAAAAAAATATTTCGCGTAAAAACATTTGCAGAAAAACCGAATCTCGAAACGGCGAAACAATTTCTTGCAAGCGGAGATTTTTTGTGGAACAGCGGAATGTTTGTGTGGCGCGTTGATGTGATTCTTCGTGAGATTCAACAGCATTTGCCTGAGATGTATTCTGAACTTTCGAGAATTGAACCCCTCGTCGGTGATAATACGTTTTCAACATTGCTTGAAAATGCATACAAAATGATTCGCGGTGTTTCGATTGATTATGGCGTGATGGAAAAAGCAAAAAATGTTTTTGTCATTCCGGGAAATTTTGGCTGGAGCGATGTTGGAAGTTGGGATGAAGTTGTTCGTCTTTCGGGAAAAGTTGAAGGCGGTAATTCGGTGAATGGAAAATCATTTTTACGCAACGCAAAAAATATTTTCATCGATTCAAAAGATAAATTTGTTGCTGTGATTGGCGTTGACGATGTTATCGTTGTGAATACAGACGATGCCGTGTTGATTTGCAAAAAAGAACAATCGCAGGAAGTGAAGGAAATTGTTGATTATTTGAAGCGTAAACAGTTGAATGAGTATTTGTAG
- the alr gene encoding alanine racemase, producing MRPTRAEINLTILHSNLKNIRHKLAVNTQVMGIVKANAYGHGLVEISKSLVQNGIEYLGVGFIEEGIQLRTAGITSPILVLGGVFGDQVEKFLAFDFEITVSSLELAQRINDEVAKNNGRKARVHMKIDTGMERLGIHSEHAVEFVEKVARLPKLDIVGIFSHFASSEKDTSFTQYQLQQFTSVLEQLKKKKIEIPFKHIANSGAILNGSESYFNLARPGILLYGIYPSKEIQKTISVIPILSLKSKIVYLKDVAANKSISYGRTYFTNRTSRIATIPIGYGDGYFRTLSNNVDVLIHGKRFSSVGTICMDQMMLDVTDGENIHVGDDVTLIGKDGNEEIKVEELAEKVGTNSYEVLTNISTRVPRFFFT from the coding sequence ATGCGCCCTACTCGAGCCGAAATAAATCTCACGATACTCCATTCAAATTTGAAGAACATTCGACATAAACTTGCTGTGAATACTCAAGTTATGGGAATTGTTAAAGCCAATGCGTATGGTCACGGGCTTGTTGAAATTTCCAAGTCGCTAGTACAGAATGGTATCGAATATCTTGGTGTAGGTTTTATTGAAGAAGGAATACAATTACGAACAGCAGGAATTACTTCTCCCATTCTCGTGCTGGGAGGAGTCTTTGGCGACCAAGTAGAAAAATTTCTTGCATTTGATTTTGAAATTACAGTTTCATCGCTTGAACTTGCCCAACGCATCAATGATGAAGTTGCAAAAAACAACGGACGAAAAGCGCGTGTGCATATGAAAATTGATACGGGAATGGAGCGTCTCGGAATTCACTCAGAACATGCAGTTGAGTTCGTCGAAAAAGTTGCGCGACTTCCGAAACTCGATATTGTTGGAATTTTTTCTCATTTCGCCTCGTCAGAAAAAGATACTTCATTCACTCAATATCAACTTCAGCAATTTACTTCAGTTCTTGAACAACTGAAAAAAAAGAAGATTGAAATTCCTTTCAAACACATTGCAAATAGCGGTGCAATTTTGAACGGAAGCGAATCATATTTCAATCTTGCACGTCCTGGAATTTTACTTTACGGAATATATCCATCGAAAGAAATTCAAAAAACAATTTCCGTTATTCCAATTCTATCATTGAAATCGAAAATTGTGTATTTGAAAGATGTCGCCGCAAATAAAAGTATCAGTTATGGAAGAACGTATTTTACCAATCGTACATCGCGCATTGCAACAATTCCGATTGGGTACGGCGATGGATATTTTCGAACGCTCTCAAACAATGTTGATGTGTTGATTCACGGAAAACGTTTTTCTTCCGTTGGAACAATTTGTATGGACCAAATGATGCTCGATGTAACGGACGGAGAAAATATTCACGTCGGTGATGATGTTACATTGATTGGAAAAGACGGAAACGAAGAAATAAAAGTTGAAGAACTTGCAGAAAAAGTTGGAACAAATTCGTACGAAGTGCTGACAAATATTTCGACGAGAGTTCCAAGGTTTTTTTTCACTTGA
- the nadA gene encoding quinolinate synthase NadA, with protein MFETTSKQTPSTQTIPLHYEEEILRLKKELNAVILSHYYQESEIQDLADFVGDSLELSKNAAATNAEVIVFAGVHFMAETAKILSPKKQILLPDANAGCSLDESCPAPLFKQFRESHPNHIAVTYVNCSAEVKALSDYICTSSNAEKIIRAIPSDKEILFAPDKNLGNYLMKKTGRKMTLWDGSCVVHVHFSEEKILKLKLEHPEAKLIAHPECEEAILMWANFIGSTSALLKYVIESDAKEFIVATESGILHQMQKHAPQKMFIPAPPEEACACNNCPYMKLNTMEKLYLCMKNRSPEITLSEDVIERALVPLRRMMALS; from the coding sequence ATGTTTGAAACCACATCAAAACAAACTCCTTCAACGCAAACAATTCCACTCCATTATGAAGAAGAAATTCTTCGATTGAAAAAAGAATTAAACGCTGTGATTCTTTCGCATTACTATCAGGAATCGGAGATTCAAGATTTGGCGGATTTTGTTGGCGATAGTTTGGAGTTGTCGAAAAATGCCGCGGCGACCAATGCAGAGGTGATTGTGTTTGCCGGAGTTCATTTTATGGCGGAAACGGCAAAGATACTTTCTCCGAAAAAACAAATTCTTCTTCCCGATGCCAATGCCGGCTGTTCGCTCGATGAAAGTTGCCCCGCGCCGCTCTTCAAACAATTTCGAGAATCACATCCGAATCACATTGCTGTAACGTACGTGAATTGTTCTGCGGAAGTGAAAGCGTTGAGCGATTATATTTGCACATCGAGTAATGCGGAAAAAATTATTCGCGCAATTCCTTCCGATAAAGAAATTCTTTTTGCTCCCGATAAAAATCTTGGAAATTATTTGATGAAGAAAACGGGAAGAAAAATGACGTTGTGGGATGGTTCGTGCGTTGTTCACGTGCATTTCTCCGAAGAAAAAATTCTCAAACTCAAACTCGAACATCCCGAAGCGAAACTTATTGCACATCCTGAATGTGAAGAAGCAATTTTGATGTGGGCAAATTTTATCGGTTCGACAAGTGCTTTGTTGAAATACGTTATCGAATCCGATGCAAAGGAATTTATTGTTGCGACGGAATCGGGAATACTTCATCAAATGCAGAAGCACGCTCCGCAAAAAATGTTCATTCCCGCTCCTCCTGAAGAAGCATGTGCCTGCAATAATTGTCCGTATATGAAACTCAATACGATGGAGAAATTGTATTTGTGTATGAAAAACCGCTCGCCGGAAATTACATTGAGCGAAGATGTAATTGAACGCGCACTTGTTCCGTTGCGGAGAATGATGGCGTTGAGTTGA
- a CDS encoding deoxynucleoside kinase codes for MNELVANSGIHHIAVEGVIGAGKTTLATMLAEKLHAEVVLEKFEENPFLPKFYDDPDRYSFQTQIFFLLSRFKQQQSLRQPGLFHYNLITDYIFEKDKIFAYLNLSDEELKLYEMLFASLERTQTLHKPDLVVYLQSSVSRLMANIRKRARPMEKNMSEAYIKDLNDAYNYFFFHYRSSPLLIVNSTEIDFVNDEKDFDDLVNEIFRSDKSAVEYYNPLRHTAKRK; via the coding sequence CTGAACGAACTTGTTGCCAATAGCGGCATTCATCATATTGCCGTCGAAGGTGTAATTGGTGCTGGCAAAACAACGCTTGCAACAATGCTCGCAGAGAAACTTCATGCAGAAGTCGTGCTAGAAAAATTCGAAGAAAATCCTTTTCTGCCGAAATTTTATGATGACCCCGATAGATATTCATTTCAAACGCAAATTTTCTTTTTACTCTCACGGTTTAAACAGCAGCAATCATTACGGCAGCCGGGATTATTTCATTATAATTTAATTACGGATTATATTTTTGAAAAAGATAAAATTTTTGCATATCTCAATTTAAGCGATGAAGAACTGAAACTGTATGAAATGCTTTTCGCGTCGCTCGAACGCACGCAAACACTGCATAAGCCCGATTTGGTAGTGTATCTACAATCAAGTGTTTCGCGATTAATGGCAAACATCCGCAAACGCGCGCGCCCGATGGAAAAAAATATGAGCGAAGCTTATATCAAAGATTTGAACGATGCGTATAATTATTTCTTTTTTCATTATCGAAGTTCACCGTTGCTCATTGTCAATTCTACGGAAATAGATTTTGTCAATGATGAAAAGGATTTTGACGATTTGGTGAACGAAATCTTCCGCTCTGATAAATCCGCCGTTGAATACTACAACCCGTTGCGACATACGGCAAAACGCAAATGA
- the folK gene encoding 2-amino-4-hydroxy-6-hydroxymethyldihydropteridine diphosphokinase: MAKVFLGLGSNIGNRIEYLQKAYEEISKHYKLLSASVMYETEPIGEKNQQNFLNAVVEIETNETPEQLFSFIKTLEKKIGRRQRKTWQPREIDIDILLFGNEIIETEHLSIPHKEMHKRKFVLIPFVEIAPNCVHTTLQQTIANVLNDCTNNHSVTKTHYQFQHI; encoded by the coding sequence ATGGCAAAGGTGTTTCTCGGATTGGGTTCCAATATTGGAAATCGTATCGAGTATTTACAAAAAGCATACGAAGAAATTTCAAAACATTACAAATTACTCTCTGCGTCAGTGATGTACGAAACAGAACCAATTGGAGAAAAGAATCAGCAAAATTTTTTAAACGCGGTAGTAGAAATAGAAACCAATGAAACGCCCGAACAATTGTTTTCCTTCATCAAAACACTTGAAAAAAAAATCGGAAGAAGACAACGAAAAACATGGCAACCACGGGAAATTGATATTGATATTTTATTGTTCGGGAACGAAATCATAGAAACAGAACACCTTTCCATTCCCCACAAAGAAATGCACAAACGAAAATTTGTTCTTATTCCATTCGTGGAAATTGCTCCGAATTGCGTCCACACAACATTGCAACAAACAATAGCGAATGTATTGAACGATTGTACCAACAACCATAGTGTAACGAAAACACATTATCAATTTCAACATATTTAA
- the folB gene encoding dihydroneopterin aldolase, producing MQQLDIIRIKNASFYAYHGVEQDEQNLGGKFEVDVELGCAIAEAETRDSLKRTVDYEKVYALVYTTITEKKYFLLETLANHLAGKILESFHQVVTVVVKIRKPHPPVKGVVDFVEVEVNRRK from the coding sequence ATGCAACAACTCGATATCATCAGAATAAAAAACGCATCGTTCTACGCATATCACGGTGTAGAACAAGATGAGCAAAATCTCGGAGGCAAATTTGAAGTTGATGTAGAACTCGGATGCGCTATTGCTGAAGCGGAAACAAGGGATAGTTTGAAGCGAACCGTAGATTACGAAAAAGTGTATGCGTTAGTTTATACAACAATTACGGAGAAAAAATATTTTCTTCTTGAAACATTAGCGAATCATCTTGCTGGGAAAATTTTGGAATCATTTCACCAAGTTGTAACCGTCGTTGTAAAAATCCGTAAGCCGCATCCGCCGGTCAAAGGTGTTGTGGATTTTGTCGAAGTGGAAGTTAATCGAAGAAAATAA
- a CDS encoding glutamine--tRNA ligase/YqeY domain fusion protein: protein MEPVKPEAKNFIREIIDEHIRSKRFDKHVHTRFPPEPNGYLHIGHAKSICLNFGIAHDYNGKCNLRFDDTNPSKEEQEYVESIKEDVRWLGFQWEAELYASDYFEQLYHYAIQLIKKGKAYVCDLTADEIREYRGTLTAPGKESPYRNRCVEENLHLFQEMREGKFPDGSKTLRAKIDMHSPNVNMRDPVLYRILRATHHRTGNIWCIYPMYDYAHGQSDSLERITHSICTLEFEDHRPLYDWFINELNIFHPQQIEFARLNLTYTMMSKRRLLQLVEEQIVNGWNDPRMPTISGFRRRGYTPESIRDFAERIGVAKRDNTIDFALLENCLRDDLNKRAPRMMAVLKPLKVIIDNFPDSEIEQLDAVNNPEDESAGTRKIPFSKILYIEQDDFKETPPPKYFRLSPGIEVRLRYAYIITCTNVVKNENGEIVEIHCTYDKDTKSGTGINQKKVKGTIHWVSASHARDAEVRLYDRLFTVENPSGEDWEKNLNPNSLEVLTNCKLEPHLANAQSQERFQFERLGYFCVDYDSTKENLVFNRAVTLKDTWAKIEKK from the coding sequence ATGGAACCAGTAAAACCAGAAGCGAAAAATTTTATTCGCGAAATTATTGACGAACACATTCGCAGCAAGCGATTCGATAAACACGTTCACACACGGTTTCCTCCCGAACCGAACGGATATTTGCACATCGGTCATGCGAAATCTATTTGTTTGAATTTCGGAATTGCCCACGATTACAATGGCAAATGCAATCTTCGTTTTGATGACACCAATCCGAGTAAAGAAGAACAAGAATACGTTGAATCCATCAAAGAAGATGTGCGTTGGCTTGGTTTTCAGTGGGAAGCGGAGTTGTATGCTTCCGATTATTTTGAGCAGTTATATCATTATGCAATTCAACTTATCAAAAAAGGAAAAGCGTACGTATGCGATTTAACTGCGGATGAAATTCGCGAGTATCGTGGAACATTGACGGCGCCAGGAAAAGAAAGTCCGTATCGCAACAGATGCGTGGAAGAAAATTTGCACCTGTTTCAAGAAATGCGTGAAGGAAAATTTCCCGATGGTTCAAAAACATTACGCGCAAAAATTGATATGCATTCCCCGAATGTCAATATGCGCGACCCGGTGTTGTATCGTATTCTTCGCGCAACGCATCATCGTACGGGAAATATATGGTGCATTTATCCGATGTATGATTATGCGCACGGGCAATCGGATTCTCTCGAACGCATTACACATTCCATCTGCACACTGGAGTTTGAAGACCATCGTCCGTTGTATGATTGGTTTATCAACGAACTCAATATTTTTCATCCGCAGCAAATTGAATTTGCGCGGCTGAACCTCACCTATACGATGATGAGCAAACGGCGATTGCTTCAACTCGTCGAAGAACAAATTGTAAATGGATGGAATGACCCGCGAATGCCAACAATTTCCGGTTTTCGCCGTCGTGGATATACACCGGAATCTATTCGAGATTTTGCTGAACGCATTGGAGTCGCAAAACGCGATAACACGATTGATTTTGCATTGTTAGAAAATTGTTTGCGCGATGATTTAAATAAACGCGCTCCGCGAATGATGGCGGTGTTGAAGCCTTTGAAAGTTATCATTGATAATTTTCCCGATAGCGAAATTGAACAACTTGACGCAGTAAACAATCCGGAAGACGAGTCAGCGGGAACAAGAAAAATTCCGTTTTCAAAAATTTTATATATCGAGCAAGATGATTTCAAAGAAACTCCACCGCCAAAATATTTTCGACTTTCACCGGGAATCGAAGTGCGATTGCGATATGCTTATATCATTACATGCACAAACGTTGTGAAAAATGAAAATGGTGAAATTGTCGAAATACACTGCACGTATGATAAAGATACAAAAAGCGGAACAGGAATAAATCAAAAAAAAGTGAAAGGAACGATTCACTGGGTTTCGGCTTCACACGCAAGAGATGCAGAAGTGCGATTGTATGACAGACTTTTCACCGTAGAAAATCCGAGCGGAGAAGATTGGGAAAAAAATCTTAATCCAAACTCATTGGAAGTCTTGACGAATTGCAAACTCGAACCACATCTTGCAAATGCGCAATCGCAAGAACGATTTCAATTCGAACGACTCGGATATTTTTGCGTTGATTATGATTCGACAAAAGAGAATCTTGTTTTCAACCGCGCAGTTACATTGAAAGATACGTGGGCGAAGATTGAGAAAAAATAA
- the smpB gene encoding SsrA-binding protein SmpB: MTLNKELQNEEKTVVSNRRALHEYFILDHYEAGIALKGTEVKSLRAGNASLQDSYVTVENGEAWLLNAHINPFDFGNINNHEPMRKRKLLLTKRELYKLSNKTDVQGFTIIPLRIYFKAGKAKVEIAVARGKHHFDKRHALKEREVKRDLRRKFAN, from the coding sequence ATGACACTGAACAAAGAATTACAGAATGAAGAAAAAACTGTTGTCAGCAACCGCCGCGCGTTGCACGAATATTTTATTCTCGACCACTACGAAGCAGGAATTGCTCTCAAAGGAACGGAAGTAAAATCGTTGCGCGCAGGAAATGCAAGTTTGCAAGACAGTTACGTTACCGTTGAAAACGGTGAAGCATGGCTACTCAACGCCCATATCAATCCGTTTGATTTCGGCAACATCAACAATCACGAACCGATGCGCAAACGAAAATTGTTGCTCACAAAACGTGAATTGTACAAACTTTCTAACAAAACCGATGTGCAGGGATTTACGATTATCCCTCTGCGTATATATTTCAAAGCAGGAAAAGCAAAAGTCGAAATCGCCGTTGCTCGCGGGAAACATCATTTCGATAAACGGCACGCATTGAAAGAACGCGAAGTGAAACGCGACCTCCGAAGAAAATTTGCAAACTAA
- a CDS encoding tyrosine--tRNA ligase gives MDVLKHGASEIIPEDELARKIERSLTTTVPLIAKLGCDPSRPDLHLGHTVVLRKLRQFQDLGHTAMLIIGDFTGMIGDPSGRNKTRPPLSLDETRTNGESYFEQATKVLSHERCHIRYNSEWLNAMNFADVIHLASTYTIARMLERDDFEKRYNRGEPISVHEFLYPLAQAMDSVAIKSDVELGGTDQKFNLLVGRDVQIAYNIEPQVILTMPILAGTDGINKMSKSLDNYIALTDSPKEMYGKTLSIPDALIYEYFLLATNTPAYELSHIRALLENSTINPRNIKRQLARTLVTMYHSIEASHIAEKEFDTIFVKKEIPDVLDEYCISSLSTMNIIELMVTTQLAPSRNEARRLIEQGGVSINGKKISDIHSPIPNETFIIKVGKRKFLKVLR, from the coding sequence ATGGATGTGCTCAAACACGGAGCATCGGAAATTATCCCCGAAGACGAACTCGCTCGAAAAATTGAACGCTCGCTCACAACAACTGTTCCACTCATCGCCAAACTCGGCTGCGACCCTTCGCGACCGGATTTGCATCTTGGTCATACCGTTGTCTTACGCAAACTCCGACAGTTTCAGGATTTAGGACATACGGCAATGCTCATCATTGGCGATTTTACTGGAATGATTGGCGACCCTTCGGGTAGAAATAAAACCCGTCCTCCTCTCTCGCTCGATGAAACGCGCACGAACGGCGAAAGTTATTTCGAACAAGCAACAAAAGTGCTTTCCCATGAACGTTGCCACATTCGCTACAATTCCGAATGGCTCAATGCAATGAACTTCGCCGATGTCATTCATCTTGCAAGTACCTACACGATTGCTCGTATGTTAGAGCGCGACGATTTTGAAAAACGGTACAATCGCGGCGAGCCGATTTCCGTTCACGAATTTCTTTACCCGCTTGCTCAAGCAATGGATTCCGTTGCTATCAAAAGCGATGTTGAACTTGGCGGCACCGACCAGAAATTCAATCTTCTCGTCGGAAGAGATGTTCAAATTGCTTACAACATCGAGCCGCAGGTTATTCTCACGATGCCGATTCTTGCAGGAACCGATGGCATCAATAAAATGAGCAAGTCGCTCGATAATTACATTGCTCTCACCGATTCGCCTAAAGAGATGTACGGTAAAACGCTTTCAATTCCCGATGCGCTTATTTATGAGTATTTCCTACTTGCAACCAATACTCCCGCATACGAATTATCGCACATCCGAGCGCTTTTGGAAAACAGCACCATCAATCCCCGCAACATCAAACGTCAACTTGCGCGTACGCTCGTAACGATGTATCATAGCATCGAAGCGTCGCACATTGCCGAAAAAGAATTCGATACGATTTTTGTCAAAAAAGAAATCCCCGATGTTCTCGATGAATATTGCATTTCTTCTCTCAGCACGATGAACATCATCGAACTGATGGTAACCACTCAACTTGCACCGTCCCGGAACGAAGCAAGGAGACTTATCGAACAAGGAGGGGTTTCCATAAACGGAAAAAAAATTTCCGATATCCATTCGCCAATTCCCAACGAAACGTTTATCATCAAAGTCGGCAAACGAAAATTTCTCAAAGTTCTTCGCTAA
- a CDS encoding arginine decarboxylase, pyruvoyl-dependent: MFLPAKIFFTKGVGRHKEYLQSFELALRDAKIEKYNLVTVSSIFPPNCKRISVEEGIKLLQTGQILYVVMARNATNEPNRLIASSIGVAQPSDASIHGYLSEHHPFGETDEKAGEYSEDLAATMLATTLGLEFDSNTAWDEREKIYKASGQIYRTFNVTQSAEGHKLGLWTTTVACAVLLP; the protein is encoded by the coding sequence ATGTTTCTTCCCGCAAAAATATTTTTTACCAAAGGTGTCGGTCGCCACAAAGAATACTTGCAATCGTTCGAGTTGGCATTGCGCGACGCAAAAATTGAAAAATACAATCTCGTAACCGTCTCGAGCATTTTTCCTCCAAACTGCAAACGTATTTCCGTTGAAGAAGGAATCAAACTCTTGCAAACGGGACAAATTCTCTACGTCGTTATGGCGCGCAACGCTACCAACGAACCCAATCGTCTCATTGCATCGTCTATCGGAGTTGCCCAGCCATCCGATGCGAGTATTCACGGCTATCTTTCCGAACATCACCCCTTCGGCGAAACCGACGAAAAAGCCGGCGAATACTCAGAAGATTTAGCCGCAACGATGCTTGCTACTACTCTCGGTTTGGAATTCGACTCGAATACCGCTTGGGACGAACGCGAAAAAATTTACAAAGCATCGGGTCAAATTTACCGCACCTTCAACGTCACCCAATCTGCCGAAGGTCATAAATTGGGCTTATGGACAACTACGGTTGCGTGCGCAGTTTTGTTGCCGTAG
- the truA gene encoding tRNA pseudouridine(38-40) synthase TruA: protein MNPRNIKLVLEYDGTNFFGWQRQAKERTVQGELETLLFHLLHEHSTLIGAGRTDSGVHARGQVANFKTTSLLPSAKIRSALNGLLSPDIAVIAANDVEENFHSRFSAKERRYSYTMCQRPTALFRNYCWEYHAPLDMTLMNDAANGFIGEMDFTSFCTSAKEVENTICTVLAASWEKENSFQNLPLFVFRVSANRFLRGMVRAMVGVLVDVGRKKYSVHDVANILSAKNRSAASQSVPARGLCLEEVVYE, encoded by the coding sequence TTGAACCCCCGCAACATCAAACTTGTTCTCGAATACGACGGGACAAATTTTTTCGGTTGGCAGCGTCAAGCGAAGGAACGAACTGTTCAGGGAGAATTGGAAACTCTTCTTTTTCACTTGCTTCACGAGCATAGCACTCTCATAGGTGCGGGGAGAACCGATTCGGGTGTTCATGCGCGCGGACAAGTTGCTAATTTCAAAACCACGTCTCTCCTTCCTTCTGCAAAAATACGTTCTGCATTAAACGGTTTGCTTTCCCCCGACATTGCTGTTATTGCCGCCAATGATGTTGAAGAGAATTTTCATTCCCGTTTCAGCGCAAAAGAACGAAGGTATTCTTATACGATGTGTCAGCGTCCGACTGCGCTCTTTCGAAATTATTGTTGGGAATATCATGCTCCGCTGGATATGACGTTGATGAATGATGCCGCGAACGGTTTCATCGGGGAAATGGATTTTACGTCGTTCTGCACATCCGCGAAAGAAGTGGAAAATACCATCTGCACCGTTCTTGCGGCTTCGTGGGAAAAGGAAAACAGTTTTCAGAACCTTCCTCTCTTCGTTTTTCGTGTTAGCGCCAATCGTTTTCTGCGCGGAATGGTGCGCGCAATGGTCGGCGTTTTGGTAGATGTTGGTAGAAAGAAATATTCGGTGCATGATGTTGCAAACATTCTTTCCGCAAAGAACAGAAGCGCCGCATCGCAATCAGTTCCGGCACGAGGGTTGTGTTTGGAGGAAGTGGTGTATGAATGA